A segment of the Zingiber officinale cultivar Zhangliang chromosome 8B, Zo_v1.1, whole genome shotgun sequence genome:
CATATGTAGAAAAAATGAGAacagatcctctggtccgtaatTTACGGATTAGGAGATGGTCTACTATTGCAGATCATTGATTTGGATGTATCCTACCAATTTAAAGGTGGGCTCCATCCAAATCAATGATCCTCATACAGTGGACCATCCTCTGATCCATAAATTACGGACTAGAGGATCCCTATTTAGAAAAAATAACCATCAATGTGTAAGGATATACAAATACCACCCATCTCAGATCGTATTCATTCCAGTTTCagcagaatatatatatatatatatatatatttatttatttatttttttgcattAAAGCAATGAACACAGTTAATGATTTATAAAGAAAACCTCAATTCTTCCTCTCCCATAAGAATTGCTATCAACAACTCATTCCAGGTATCAATTGGCCCAGGCAAGCACCAATGCAGACAGTCCTCCTGGGGTTTCTTAGTTAGATCAGGGTGGTATCTTCTGTAGGGCCCTGGATGCCCGTCGGGCCTCATCAGTGAAAGATGGTAAGTATCAAGAAGTTTCAGATTCAAACCATTTGCCAATCCTTCCTGAAACTCCTCCAATTCCACACCTCTCATTACTGCATCCTCAGGATCAGCGTTGTACTCACCTTCTTTGAACGGCATTGTTCTGTTGCAGATCCCCCCATTGTACCATTTTCCATATTCGAAGTGGCTTGGAGTCCAAGTCCTCACAATCACAACGGGTTTGTGGTCGGCGGCGCTTAAAAAGCGGAGAGCCAATCGGAGGACTCTGCGGTAGGAGTAGTCGATGCCTAGTTCCTTTAACGATTTGTCTGGGCAGTAGTGGCAACCGACGATGGTGTTGTTCTCCCAGAATGTGGTTTCTTTGAGAAACCACTGTCCACCAGACAACATTATGTACTCGTAGTTTTGGGCTTGGCTAGTCCATGTGGTATCGAGGACATCAAGATAAATCTGTAGGTCTTTCTTGGACTTTGCTTCAGTAGAGTTCACCAGAAAAGGAGCCCAAATGAGTCCCAATGTGATGTTGTGTGAGGGTAAGTGCCATGTCTTGGATTGAAATGCTTCATCGTGATAGACTAGAACTGCTTCTTCAACCTGACGATAAGACAAACAACATTCAAGGAGACAATCATTGTCAGAAAGTAAGTTCCAATTGTAAAGTAAAGAGAAAAACCTAGACTATTGATATTGGGTAATGAATTTCAAATCATAAGTAATCTATAGTCGAAGCTAAATTATTCCCAGATACCATTTCCATTGGCAACTCAAATTTGGCATTGAAAGATTGCTTCATAATGAAAGCTTGTGTAATTAACATGTATAAGGGTGATGTGGGGTGATGCTAAAGATCATATACAAGATACAAGGAAATCTACCACCAATTTTTCCACAAAATAGAAATAGAAGTGAAAATGAAACTAATAACAATTTCAAGCACGTTCAGAAATCACCTTTGAGAGAATACATAGCAATGACTCCATCTGGTTGCGGAGAATAGAATCGCCAACAAAAGCTATCGATTTGCCCCTCATACTATTTAAGAACTTCCTCGTGTCTATTGGAGGAAGTTCACAACTGTATGGTTTCCATCTCCAGTAAAGGTAGCCAGTATCCGGTCGACCATTTGTCAAACAATCTTGAGGAGAAGATATGAACTTGCAACTTGAATTTCTGTAAGCTGGAGCAGAATCCTTTTTCCACTCCCCAGAGAAAATATCACATCCTTTTACAACGCCTTATATTTGAGATTGTATTACATTTTAGTGCTCAGGATTGCTAATCATAAAAAAACAAGGATGCAGATAAACTAACAGGAAAAGTTAATCAATGAAGCACTGCCAGAATCTGTGAGCTGCTGGTTTGCACTCACTTATGGATCCCTTTTAGCACTTTTTATAGAAGCAATTGCTTTTGATTAATCATAGAAAAATGCTGATAGAGTACCCTACAATGCAATATTCAGTATCATAGCTTCAAGAatgatcataaaaaaaaacattatgaCAACTTTTTTGAGAATGATTAATTAAACTATTAGAAACTTGATTTTTATGTCTAAGAAAGATGCTCATGTCTACTAGAAAAGCAAGATGCAAAGTTCATGAGGTTACAAGATGTTCCACAATTCACACGAATTGTGAAAGGTAAAGTCTAAATCAAGATATGAAGCAATAATTTACATGAAAAAAGCATACACATTCGGATATTCAACCACAGTTCCAAATAAGCAACCAGAAATACATAATGGCGAGTTATGGTAATGTAAAAATTACAAGATCAGGAAGGATAAACCCatggtaaaatttttaaacattgCCATTATTAAGAAAGTACTCACGTCCTGTCGTACTTAAGAAATTATTAAGCAAGCGCATGATATCAAACTAAAAATGATTCCTCTGTACAATGAGATTCGTAAACAAGCATGAGCCCCGCTGTAGTTGTAGGTCGGTGCAAGTTTGCAAATCTCATTGTAAAAAATCTCACCATTCTCAGCAACGCGAACAACCACGGGATTCTCGAAGTACTCTCAAGAAGCGACGAAAAGAAAGCAATCGATACTTGCAAAGTAAATTTCCATTTTTTGTCATTAATAAGAACCCTAACCTGCCCCTACCAACGCTATACCATACAAAAGATCTATCACCAAACCCACTTCCTTGCCGACAATCAAAATCCATGGATAAACAAGTAAGATCACCCTAATATTTCACCCTAGTAACTTCAACTATCAAAATCTCACCTTTCATAGGAGCGGAATTGGCGTCGGTCGTCCGAGGGAAGAGGAGCTGAGAGGCGAGAACCGCGAGGAAAGCGGAACCCGAGAGCATGAGGAAGAAATCGCAGAAGCTCTTGTAGGGCATCCCTTGCTTGCCTTCCGCCATAGCGCTCTGTTTCACAAGGGAGAAGGGAGGCGCAGCAGCAGTctggcgacacctgatcggtggGACTGGAAGGAAGAAACCAAATGAAAATGCCTCTTAGCTCGtcctagtttttcaaatttacaatTGCCACCCCTGATACGCAGACTGTGGGAGCATCTCAAActaaattagttttttattatattttcttttacaATTGCCCCCAAAGTTGGGATTTGGGGCTCGTGAGGAGTTCACAGAGCATCTCAAACCCTTTTTTTTTGGGTCGACTCTTCGTCAAAGCCGGCGACGCCTTCGGCAACAACCGCGATGACCTCGAGCGCGACGGGGACGCGCCAGAGCAGGTTGTGCCAGTAGAAATGTAGAATGCGTGCTTAGGGTCGAAAGTCAACTGGGTGCGGAGGGTGTCGCCGACTGCGTCGAAGACGCCGACGAGCAGGCAGCATTGACGGGAGTTGACGTCGATGGCGTCCCGCAGGACCATTAGCGAACGGAGGCTGCCGAAGACCTCGCCAATCTGCTGGAATTGCTCCATCGCTGATGAGAAATTATCTAAAAAAATCTAGAGGAGAGAATTGAAAGACAAGAAGCTATATTAATGATAATTTTCATCCAAATATTGAACAAAAATGAATCAAAACATCAAAGCATAGCATAGCATGCTATTACACCTTTTCAATCTAATTGACTGAATAACGGTTACATACACCTTTTCAATTATATTTTCGGATTTTGTTTTACTTATTTACCCAATTTTTATGATCGAAATTAGTCGacattttcttcttttgttttttttaagagAAAATTTGCATACATTATCGATCACAATTTAAACTTTGTATATAGTCCCAttgcataaaaaaaaaactttatttacATTCCATAACCAAACATAATGAAACCAATTTATTGTCCCTCatatttttagatataaaaaaaatataaaaataaatataattatttttaaattcagtacattaaattagaatctattatattttttatcaaattaagcACAATgtttttttccacttcaattggttaaaaaatatattaaattctttttaaataatgctcaattggatgaaaaatatattatatattttttttaagttgaatttaagagaaattatattaagcggaaaaaaaaatctaattatcactcatattttttaggtataaaagtgttgatcctgtccgagaatcGAGGCGATGGACGCTAGGGAacgtggcgctcctgttgacggATTCCGAGTCGAAGGAACCTGCAACCATAGTAgcatcagtgtcgagccagggaggggttccccggcgatgaccctccaacgctcaagttagtctccgacGATGTGTAAGCAAGGAAGCGGATAAGCCAAGTAACAGTGTAGCTATAGTAAAAAATTATCATCCTACCTCCGTTGAAGCTTGGGAACCTTTATATATGGCTCCGAGGGAGCGCGTGCATGCTCCTCGATGAGTGCACGCTTCTCAAGACTTCTCCTGAAAAAACATGTCAAGAAAGAATCTCTGACACCATGCCTCAATGACCTAAGCATATCTCTcacatgacagtggaagcttctgtcgtacgatcttctgtctgtcTATACCGTCAACCATGCCGTCTGTCGATGGCACGagttcccaaaaggatgttgcaGGATTCCTAACTTGTCTGTTCTTGGGCCGAGCGGGAGGACCGCCCGACCGTCCTGTTGTCCTGATGTCTTCGGGCCAAGCGGAATGGTCGCTCAACTGTCTCTCCACCTCTCGTGCTCCTTATTGCGACGAACGGGAGGTCGTGCTTGAAGGTTGTATATGCTGGTTCTGAGACCTGATGTAAGTTCGAGCGGGATAGTCACTCGGCTTCTGTTTTGCCGCTACTTTGGTTCTCTGAGCGTCGAAAGCTCTGTGTGTGACCGAGCTGTGATAATGTCGGATCAGTTATTCCTTATTCCGATCGGGCAAGTCGGTTGCCTGATCGGACGATGACAAGAGGCCCGTGATCACCGTGACATTGACCTCCAGCATGGCAGTAACCTTCTGCGGTCAAGTGTAAAaattagtatatattttttttaaattcagtacattaaactagaatctagtatatttttttattaaattgagcatTACTCTTTTTCCATATTAATGACATAAAAAATATACAAGATTCTTTTTAAATAGTGgataaaaatatactagattttttaaaataatgatgaatttagaagaaattatattaaataggaaaaaaatcatgctcaatttaatagaaaatatacttgattctagtttaaagtaccgaatttaaaagaaattatacttatttttagactttggAACTTAAAAAATATGAGAGTAATTAGATAACGATATTTATACGAGAAAGTTGAAGTAAATAAAACTTTACGTCTAgggaatgaaattaaaatttttgaagatgTAGACtgcatataaaatttaaattgtatttagagatttttctccaatttacattttttatttttttaatggtcCTTGCTTTTCTAAACGGACTAAAAACAGGGCTTGGGGAATTTAGAACGTGTTTTGACAGGTGCCTTCTCTTTATAACATATGTTCCATAAATACGAAAAAAAAGATACATATAGATACATAATTGTCAAGCGTATGATAGAATAAATTCTAAttagtcaatttttgaaaattaatctgtgatgattaaataaaattatcatctaTTCACTATCTGTCTCACGTTTAAGAAATAATGGATAGGAGTACAGATCTCTTGGATCATTTTTGTATGATTCAAAAATATATCACTCATATTTGTGGTCAGATCGTGACCATGATCCGACCACAAATGGTTACGATTCTTTCTTGAATTCATCGTTCccatcaggttatagtttttgttcggagcgggcggTCGGAAGTCGCCCGAAGGCCTCTGGTGGTGGATAAATGGTCAGGTTACTAAACGTCGAGCGAGGGTGCGACGATCCGACCACAAATGGTTACGATTCTTTCCTGGATTCATCGTCCCCATCaaattatagtttttgttcggagcgcgCGGTCGAAAGCCGCCCGAAGGCTTCTGGTGGTGGATAAATGGTCAGGTTACTAAACGTCGAGCGAGGGTGTCCTCCGAGTGACCTCCGGTcgtccgctccgaacaaaaattataatctaATGGGGACGATGAACCGAAAAAGGGATTGTAATAATTTATGATCGGATCATGATCATGATTCAACTACAAATACGGATGGTACATCCTtcaaatcataaaaaataatccAAAAAATCGCCTCAACTGAGAGAGAGAAAGGGACTCGCAAGGGTCGCGATAAAGCAACAACACTAGGGAGTGTCTTAACAATTACTCGGAAGTAAAAACAGGAAAGATAGGAAGCTCTTAATTCAAATGTTTCCAGAAGTAATAGTATTCCTTAGCAAATGACAGGGGGcgttttaaatctattttttaaatcaTCAATGCACGaagaattaaaagaataaaatattTTGTTAGTTAATACgattcaaataatttatataataaaaagtGACTCCTTCAcccttaaatttttattaaattaacggtctttctctctttctcttaGGAATAAATTGTATATATTTCTCAAACAATTATTTTTTCGGGAATTTCATCCCTCCTCTAACATCACCAATTCGGTCCATGGGAAGCGCCATTCAAACAATCTATCAAGTGAATAACTGAGAGTTCATCATATGTCCAAATAGGTTAATAAATGTATTATAATAGAATAAGATTCAATTAgtcttattaattaattttgaaatgattgatCTGATCTTACGAAAATTTTCCATCGATCATTAAAATAAATCGAAAAGTACATGctagattaactcaaaaattcaATATCATTTGACTACATCTTTTTTAGGGGTGCTTATTcgattaattcaaaataaattaattaaattaatcgaaAATTAATTTCATGTCGATTAattgaatcaaaattaaaattttattaaaatcaaattaatcgaattaaattaaaaacagaTTATATCGATTaataagaattaattaaatttatttaaaaaataataataaaaattaatattaacttaatcGAATTAACTGAATACTCATCctaattcttattttttaaaaaaatttataaatatattagaGTTAAGAATTAAATAGTAAGTAGTTggataataatttaaatttacatATAGCTCCGGgactattataataaaataaaaaatcaaatagcCCCTGATCAATAATTCATAGTGTAAATATTGACTTGACTCTTTCAATCTCTTATATCCGTCCACGCCACAACCACGTTAGTCCATTATCCAACTTCAAGGCCACGCTGAGCTGCGTCCCTTTAATTTTATCTCTACATAAACTCTCATATATAGGCACGGAGTTGCTGCCTTTCCTATGACTGGATTACAGACGTTAGCGCACTCTTTAACGAATCAACGAAAGGTATTTCTTCCGGGTGACTTCCCAAAACGTACAAACAAAAACCGAATTCTACTAAAGAAGTGGCAGGTGGGTCCCCGCCTGCCAACTCCCACATCACCGGCCACGTGATTGACCGCTACTGCATTTCGACGACACGTGTGCGGACCCTGTCCTTCGGAACGAATTAGTGGCGCACGACAACAAGACGGGCCACCGCGACCCGCCGCAAATTACTCATTCCCCTGCCTCGACCCCTTCATGTGAGTGCTCTCCAATCGTCTCTCGGGTTTTCGATTCGGGTCATAAAACGAGTAAGAATAATCTTAGCAGTATGAATCGTATCTCCATGGTTGAAAAGGACGCGTGTACGGTGACGTGGCTCCCTCTTCTCTCCTCTCTACACTTTGCTCGAGTTGGGACTTGATCGTCTCATCTCCTCACCGCCGAGCTGTCTCTGGCGGATTCCTGGAGAAGAAGACGAAGAGTCGCGTCGGAGTTTCGATCCTCCTTTTGCCTTCCTCTCTTGCCGTTCGATCCTCCTTTTGTAAACTATCGAGCTCAGAGTCTCCTTGAGGAATTTGATCCCCTTTCTCCAGCGGTTTCCGCTTTTTGGAGCCGTAGTTGTCTGGAATTGGCAAGCTAGATAATCGGAGAAGGAATCCTTGCCGGATACTTCAGGTCAGTTACATTGTCGGGCTGATTCTGTGCGCCGTTGCTGCATTATGTTGTTTTATATCGTTTGTTCGCCCCCGATATAGGTTAGCGGTAGTTAAGAGTTTGCTGCCTATGAATTATGTTCGTCAGAATTAGTGTTTTGTTCTCTCCTGCAAGAAAAATTGTATTCTGGTTGCTTTTCTTGTGGCGATCGGGTATGAACAAACACGGACGGATGTTTACGAATTTCGTGGTTAATATGATTTCTTGTTTCGTTATTTGTGATTCTGCGAGGGGGATTAGAGGTGTGGACGATGCATCAGGATAATTGGGACTAGAGTAGGGGACTAGAGTAGGGATCATAGACCTGAAAAGATATGTTGATATGCAGCGAATAGTGTCAAACTTTGAGAAAATTATTGTTTCTACTGCTACAAAAGCTTGTCTCTGATTAACCGATGATAAGAAACATTTTTTCTTCTAAATCAGATACGGAAATTTGTCTTCTCGTTATGTCATCTTTTGTCTGTGTCAAATAATCAAAACCTTCAGATTTTTACACTAGTTACCTTTTTGACATCGTTCCTAGTTCACCTTGGGAGCTGCAATATGGTCCAGTCACATATGGATCCGAGTCACATTTTGTTGTCCAGAACAGATTTTGTCCTAGAGTATTATTTACCATTTTTGGGGGTTTTCAACATTTGGGTGGTAATCAGTAGGTCCGTTTGTTacttttacatttttaaaatgcCTTCTGCATCCTGTCTCGAGCTTATGTTGGACCTTCAGTTCAGTATGTGTTGGCTTGTCAACCATACTGCCGAGCATGAAAATCTTGTTCCTTGTCAGATACTATAATGTTTTTTTTTGCATGGTCAGtcaataaatccaaaataattgATTGACAGGTCATTTGTCAATACTCCAGAATTTTCCTGGAAAGAAATGTCTTGCTGATTATGTTCCCAAAAggttctttcttttgtgattttAATCAACTATATACGTGCAGATAGAGACTTAATGGGAAATAATGAAGCAATGACGCCTTCGAAAACAGAGAAATTGCCTTCACATGTACAGGTGGGTGTACATTTTATATGATGATTTTACATGTGCATTTTCTCTTTACTAAACAATTGATTTTGTTATATCTAGTTGCTTGTGCCACACACTGATACAACCTTTACTAATTGTAGGTAATCCACTAGTGGGGAGCTTAAAAAATAATTGGCTTTTGAGCTTTCAATATGTCACAGTTTGTTTACTTGCTATCCTTATCCTACCTAAATCCTTGaaaaagtgtttttttttcttgctgCGAGTAGTGAGAAATACTGGTTTCCAATGTTAACTTAATTCAGTATCATTTTCGCCATTTTCAGGATCAACCCACATTTCATCCATATCCTGACTGGGCAGCTATGCAAGTTAGCTATTACTGAATTTTATTTGTATCATTCTGGATAGAAACTAAGAATattactaaagaagaagaggctgttcttcttctttttttcagGCATATTATGGTCCTGGAGTGATGCCTCCTTATTTCAGCACTTCGATTGTGCCTGGTTATGCACCTCATCCATACATGTGGGCTCCAAGGGTATTTAAATTATTTGATCATGTTCTAACTACATTCTTCTTTTTAATTACAACTTTATCTAAAAGGAGttctattattaataaaaagtGAACCAAGCCTTAGTTTATGTATCTGGCATTGTTCTTACCTTCAGacttttatttataattaataaacgTATTTGTGTTTCATCCATTCGCTTGAATTTGGGGGAGTGGTGCTTTGATTCTTACACGTGCGTGACCTCTAGAAGTATTTTCTGTTCTTACTCTATTCTTGGGGTTTGGACTTGAGATTGGCTGATTGCTTTATTGAATGGGGTTATACAAGTCTTGCTGGCAAAGGGAGGAATGTGGTGGCAGAAAAGTAAAGTAAAGCATCTTCTCTTAACATAACTTTCGTCAGTCTTAATGAAAGAATAGAATTGCAAAAGGTCATGAAGTTTGAACTGTTGATCGATGAACTGAGAATGGAATCGCAAAAGCATGTTATTGGGCACAACATACATTATTTTTTCATTGCATAAGGTGACTATTAATTAACTTCCATCAGTCTTGATGTTATTTTTTTCATGGACTCAGCCCCTTatccctccttttgggtcaccatATGCGGCAATTTATCCAAATGGAGGTTATCCTCACCCATCAATGCCCCCTGTAAGTTCTTCTTTCTGACATACCATCTTTTCTGATTTGGACTTTGCTTGGTGTTTAGGATATATAACAGCTAGTTTATGCATGGATGTTATATGCccaataatttattagaattgttTCATTGAGCAACATGTTTCTATTTGCAGGGTCCTCATCAACTCCTTGCATCAACTGAAGCAGTAGTGGTGAGGAAATATTTCTtacaatttatttattcatttttttaaaaaaattggataGTGTTTCATTCGAAGCTTAAATTCTTTCTCTGGAGATCAACTTTTTTCACATATTTGGCCTTCTTTTACAGATGGCAACTCCTTTGAATGTAGGAGCTCCTGATACATCATTAGGGAGCAAGGACAAAGAGATCACAACTAAGCTTAATGCAGCTGTGGGTAATATAAGTTCAAATAATGCTGCAAGTTCTCATCAACATGAGCTGTCACAAAGGTTTATTCTAGTTTATATTTGCAGATAGAGATTAGCACTGCTAAAATTTCTCATAGAAATTTTGCTTTCAGTGGGTTTCTAAGTATTTCTTTATTACACTTGTACAGTGGATATAATAGTGCAGATGGGTCTCACAATGGAAGTGATGGGAGTAATTCAACAGGAGTAATGTCCTTTTACATTTCCTTTGTTGCTTTAAATGGTGTCTTTAGTACTTTTATGAGACAGCACGACTGCCACTTTTATTCAGAATATCCTCTCTTGTAATAGGGATCTAGCAACCAAAGCAAGGTTGGTTCTAAAGATAGATCATCATCAGGTATCACAATCCATGGTATCTTGTACTCTAATTTCTTAAACTGCGTTCTACCAGTTTGCCTGAAGTCAAACAAGCAATAGCTCCTTTTGAAGTCATTAAATATGTTTTTTAACTGCAGATGATAGAAAAATTGACTCGGATATTAATCCTCTCAATGGTGGGGAAAGTTCATCCTTGAAAGTTTCTTCAGGAGTTTCCAGGACACCTATGGATACTACAGGATATCAAATGAGGAATAAAACCTCACCTAGTCTAGTGCAAGCATTTCCAGTGAAAAAAAATGGCACACCTGTCCACCAAACAACCATTCCTAAGATGTCTGGTTGTAATGGTGTACCTTCTGAACCATGGATGCAGGTGCATAGAATCTCCATTCTTGATATTCATTTCTTGTCTATGCTTTTGTTTTAAAATTGCTACTAAACCTTACAAAAGAAAACTATTCAGTAATACAGTTGCTGATGCAAATAAATTCTCCCACTATTGATATTGAGCATTTTCTCAATACAATGCCTAACATCTGGTTTATTCTGTTCAGTGGTAGTATTTGATTGACATCTCATTAACAAATTTCATGTAGGTTTCCATAGAAACGATCATCCCTTTTAAGGTATAAAATGCAGCTGTCATGGTTCCCTTATCTGGACCCATACCTAAGCAAGTCGTGTTGCTTTAGACTAGAGTCTAAAGCACTTACATGTGTTACGTTGCCATCTGGGATCTTTTCCCTGACATAGCTTGTCTCATAGCTAACTCTAGGAGTTCTTATTTGTTCAGGATGACCGAACAGTGAAACGAGAGAAAAGGAAACAGTCTAACAGAGAGTCTGCTAGAAGATCAAGGTTGAGAAAACAGGTACATGAGTTCAAATTTTGATCAATTGCTTGCATTTCAGGCCGTTATCTTTCTCATCATGTTACTGAAGTTCTAATTGTTTGCATCTCAGGCTGAAAATGAGGAACTTGCTAAGAAAGTTGATACCTTGTTTGCTGAAAACACTAACCTCAGATCTGAAATAAGTCGACTAACTACAAACTCGAATGCATTGAGAACAGAGAACTCAGCTTTGTTGGTATGCTTATTTTCTGCTATTAAGTATACTCGTTGCCTACATTCATTTACTTTTGCTAAGACAAATGTATGGTTTGATCCAGCATCAGCCGAAGCATGCTAACCAGTTTGGGTGaacaaacaaaaataaatttgaagggACATATGATGCGAGTCTAACAATTGTTTTGTTACATGTACAGGATAAACTAAAAAGCTCTCAATTGATCCAAACAGAAGAATCATCTCTTCCAGACGAGGATACCGGAAGTGCGCCATCAATTATTGCTGCC
Coding sequences within it:
- the LOC122015452 gene encoding transcriptional activator TAF-1-like isoform X7; the protein is MGNNEAMTPSKTEKLPSHVQPLIPPFGSPYAAIYPNGGYPHPSMPPGPHQLLASTEAVVMATPLNVGAPDTSLGSKDKEITTKLNAAVGNISSNNAASSHQHELSQSGYNSADGSHNGSDGSNSTGGSSNQSKVGSKDRSSSDDRKIDSDINPLNGGESSSLKVSSGVSRTPMDTTGYQMRNKTSPSLVQAFPVKKNGTPVHQTTIPKMSGCNGVPSEPWMQDDRTVKREKRKQSNRESARRSRLRKQAENEELAKKVDTLFAENTNLRSEISRLTTNSNALRTENSALLDKLKSSQLIQTEESSLPDEDTGSAPSIIAANFLSMIDKPSSISPIEKLEEESCSKPSGKLQQFLNTSPGTDVV
- the LOC122015452 gene encoding G-box-binding factor 3-like isoform X1 → MGNNEAMTPSKTEKLPSHVQDQPTFHPYPDWAAMQAYYGPGVMPPYFSTSIVPGYAPHPYMWAPRPLIPPFGSPYAAIYPNGGYPHPSMPPGPHQLLASTEAVVMATPLNVGAPDTSLGSKDKEITTKLNAAVGNISSNNAASSHQHELSQSGYNSADGSHNGSDGSNSTGGSSNQSKVGSKDRSSSDDRKIDSDINPLNGGESSSLKVSSGVSRTPMDTTGYQMRNKTSPSLVQAFPVKKNGTPVHQTTIPKMSGCNGVPSEPWMQDDRTVKREKRKQSNRESARRSRLRKQAENEELAKKVDTLFAENTNLRSEISRLTTNSNALRTENSALLDKLKSSQLIQTEESSLPDEDTGSAPSIIAANFLSMIDKPSSISPIEKLEEESCSKPSGKLQQFLNTSPGTDVV
- the LOC122015452 gene encoding common plant regulatory factor 1-like isoform X2, producing the protein MYRINPHFIHILTGQLCKRRGCSSSFFQAYYGPGVMPPYFSTSIVPGYAPHPYMWAPRPLIPPFGSPYAAIYPNGGYPHPSMPPGPHQLLASTEAVVMATPLNVGAPDTSLGSKDKEITTKLNAAVGNISSNNAASSHQHELSQSGYNSADGSHNGSDGSNSTGGSSNQSKVGSKDRSSSDDRKIDSDINPLNGGESSSLKVSSGVSRTPMDTTGYQMRNKTSPSLVQAFPVKKNGTPVHQTTIPKMSGCNGVPSEPWMQDDRTVKREKRKQSNRESARRSRLRKQAENEELAKKVDTLFAENTNLRSEISRLTTNSNALRTENSALLDKLKSSQLIQTEESSLPDEDTGSAPSIIAANFLSMIDKPSSISPIEKLEEESCSKPSGKLQQFLNTSPGTDVV
- the LOC122015452 gene encoding common plant regulatory factor 1-like isoform X4, with product MYRINPHFIHILTGQLCKRGCSSSFFQAYYGPGVMPPYFSTSIVPGYAPHPYMWAPRPLIPPFGSPYAAIYPNGGYPHPSMPPGPHQLLASTEAVVMATPLNVGAPDTSLGSKDKEITTKLNAAVGNISSNNAASSHQHELSQSGYNSADGSHNGSDGSNSTGGSSNQSKVGSKDRSSSDDRKIDSDINPLNGGESSSLKVSSGVSRTPMDTTGYQMRNKTSPSLVQAFPVKKNGTPVHQTTIPKMSGCNGVPSEPWMQDDRTVKREKRKQSNRESARRSRLRKQAENEELAKKVDTLFAENTNLRSEISRLTTNSNALRTENSALLDKLKSSQLIQTEESSLPDEDTGSAPSIIAANFLSMIDKPSSISPIEKLEEESCSKPSGKLQQFLNTSPGTDVV
- the LOC122015452 gene encoding common plant regulatory factor 1-like isoform X5, with product MSQINPHFIHILTGQLCKRGCSSSFFQAYYGPGVMPPYFSTSIVPGYAPHPYMWAPRPLIPPFGSPYAAIYPNGGYPHPSMPPGPHQLLASTEAVVMATPLNVGAPDTSLGSKDKEITTKLNAAVGNISSNNAASSHQHELSQSGYNSADGSHNGSDGSNSTGGSSNQSKVGSKDRSSSDDRKIDSDINPLNGGESSSLKVSSGVSRTPMDTTGYQMRNKTSPSLVQAFPVKKNGTPVHQTTIPKMSGCNGVPSEPWMQDDRTVKREKRKQSNRESARRSRLRKQAENEELAKKVDTLFAENTNLRSEISRLTTNSNALRTENSALLDKLKSSQLIQTEESSLPDEDTGSAPSIIAANFLSMIDKPSSISPIEKLEEESCSKPSGKLQQFLNTSPGTDVV
- the LOC122015452 gene encoding common plant regulatory factor 1-like isoform X3 — encoded protein: MSQINPHFIHILTGQLCKRRGCSSSFFQAYYGPGVMPPYFSTSIVPGYAPHPYMWAPRPLIPPFGSPYAAIYPNGGYPHPSMPPGPHQLLASTEAVVMATPLNVGAPDTSLGSKDKEITTKLNAAVGNISSNNAASSHQHELSQSGYNSADGSHNGSDGSNSTGGSSNQSKVGSKDRSSSDDRKIDSDINPLNGGESSSLKVSSGVSRTPMDTTGYQMRNKTSPSLVQAFPVKKNGTPVHQTTIPKMSGCNGVPSEPWMQDDRTVKREKRKQSNRESARRSRLRKQAENEELAKKVDTLFAENTNLRSEISRLTTNSNALRTENSALLDKLKSSQLIQTEESSLPDEDTGSAPSIIAANFLSMIDKPSSISPIEKLEEESCSKPSGKLQQFLNTSPGTDVV
- the LOC122015452 gene encoding common plant regulatory factor 1-like isoform X6; amino-acid sequence: MQAYYGPGVMPPYFSTSIVPGYAPHPYMWAPRPLIPPFGSPYAAIYPNGGYPHPSMPPGPHQLLASTEAVVMATPLNVGAPDTSLGSKDKEITTKLNAAVGNISSNNAASSHQHELSQSGYNSADGSHNGSDGSNSTGGSSNQSKVGSKDRSSSDDRKIDSDINPLNGGESSSLKVSSGVSRTPMDTTGYQMRNKTSPSLVQAFPVKKNGTPVHQTTIPKMSGCNGVPSEPWMQDDRTVKREKRKQSNRESARRSRLRKQAENEELAKKVDTLFAENTNLRSEISRLTTNSNALRTENSALLDKLKSSQLIQTEESSLPDEDTGSAPSIIAANFLSMIDKPSSISPIEKLEEESCSKPSGKLQQFLNTSPGTDVV